A part of Streptomyces sp. NBC_00557 genomic DNA contains:
- a CDS encoding glycoside hydrolase family 3 protein has product MHDASTGSDSSTGNTARPSRRAVLAATAGLTAALAVPTAAHAATPGEDHRLRALISRMTLEEKVGQLFVMRVYGASATDPDQADIDANLKEIGVRTAAELIAKYRVGGIIYFAWAHNTHDPRQIAGLSDGIQRASLAQPRGLPVLIATDQEHGAVCRVGKPATLFPGAMAIGAGGSRADAHTLGRVSGTELRAMGINQDYSPDSDVNVNPANPVIGVRSFGADPDAVAALVAAEVKGYQAARVAATAKHFPGHGDTATDSHTGLPVITHSRELWEKLDAVPFRAAIAAGIDSVMTAHIQFPALDDSGDPATLSHPILTGILRGELGYDGVVITDSLGMEGVRVKYGDDRVPVLALKAGVDQLLNPPSLDVAYNAVLKAVQNGELTESRLDESILRILRLKARLGLFDDPRAGRTDLGRVGTPAHLATADRIAARTTTLLVNEDHTLPFSPSAQPRVLVVGADPASPSATDGPPTAVLAAALTELGFTATALSTGTAPSAAAIAKAVAAAQNADAVVVATYNVTAGSAQTALVRRLLATGRPVAALAVRNPYDVAQYPAVKACLASYGWTDVEVRAAARVIAGDVPPRGTLPVPVQRADDPTQVLYPIGYGLTY; this is encoded by the coding sequence GTGCACGACGCCAGCACGGGAAGCGACAGCAGCACGGGAAACACCGCACGACCCTCCAGACGCGCCGTCCTCGCCGCGACCGCGGGCCTCACCGCGGCACTGGCCGTACCGACGGCCGCCCACGCCGCCACGCCCGGCGAGGACCACCGGCTGCGCGCCCTGATCTCCCGGATGACGCTCGAGGAGAAGGTCGGCCAGCTCTTCGTGATGCGGGTCTACGGCGCCTCCGCCACCGACCCCGACCAGGCCGACATCGACGCCAACCTCAAGGAGATCGGCGTCCGCACGGCCGCCGAGCTGATCGCCAAGTACCGCGTCGGCGGCATCATCTACTTCGCCTGGGCCCACAACACCCATGACCCGCGCCAGATCGCCGGCCTCTCCGACGGCATCCAGCGGGCCTCCCTCGCCCAGCCGCGCGGCCTGCCGGTGCTCATCGCCACCGACCAGGAGCACGGCGCGGTCTGCCGGGTCGGCAAGCCCGCCACCCTCTTCCCCGGCGCCATGGCGATCGGCGCCGGAGGCTCCCGCGCCGACGCGCACACCCTCGGCCGCGTCTCCGGCACCGAGCTGCGCGCGATGGGCATCAACCAGGACTACTCCCCGGACTCCGACGTCAACGTCAACCCGGCCAACCCGGTCATCGGCGTACGGTCGTTCGGCGCCGACCCCGACGCGGTCGCCGCGCTGGTCGCCGCCGAGGTGAAGGGCTATCAGGCCGCCCGGGTCGCGGCCACCGCCAAGCACTTCCCCGGCCACGGCGACACCGCCACCGACAGCCACACCGGCCTGCCGGTCATCACCCACAGCCGCGAGCTGTGGGAGAAGCTGGACGCCGTGCCCTTCCGGGCCGCGATCGCCGCCGGCATCGACTCCGTCATGACCGCGCACATCCAGTTCCCGGCCCTGGACGACTCCGGCGACCCGGCCACCCTCTCCCACCCGATCCTCACCGGCATCCTGCGCGGCGAACTCGGCTACGACGGAGTGGTCATCACCGACTCCCTCGGCATGGAGGGCGTCCGCGTCAAGTACGGCGACGACCGGGTGCCGGTGCTCGCCCTGAAGGCCGGCGTCGACCAGCTCCTCAACCCGCCCTCCCTCGACGTGGCCTACAACGCCGTGCTGAAGGCCGTCCAGAACGGCGAGCTGACCGAGTCCCGCCTCGACGAATCGATCCTGCGCATCCTGCGCCTGAAGGCCCGGCTCGGCCTCTTCGACGACCCGCGGGCCGGCCGGACCGACCTCGGCCGGGTCGGCACCCCGGCCCACCTGGCGACCGCCGACCGGATCGCCGCGCGCACCACGACCCTGCTGGTCAACGAGGACCACACCCTCCCCTTCTCCCCGAGCGCCCAGCCCCGCGTCCTGGTCGTCGGCGCCGACCCGGCCTCCCCCTCCGCCACCGACGGCCCGCCCACCGCCGTCCTGGCCGCCGCCCTCACCGAGCTGGGCTTCACCGCCACCGCCCTGTCCACCGGGACCGCGCCCTCCGCCGCGGCCATCGCCAAGGCGGTCGCCGCAGCGCAGAACGCGGACGCGGTGGTGGTGGCCACCTACAACGTGACGGCGGGCAGCGCGCAGACCGCGCTGGTGCGGCGCCTGCTGGCCACCGGCAGGCCCGTCGCGGCCCTCGCCGTGCGCAACCCCTACGACGTGGCCCAGTACCCCGCCGTCAAGGCCTGCCTGGCCTCCTACGGCTGGACCGACGTCGAGGTGCGCGCCGCCGCCCGGGTGATCGCCGGAGACGTGCCCCCGCGCGGCACACTGCCTGTGCCGGTGCAGCGGGCCGACGACCCCACGCAGGTGCTGTACCCGATCGGGTACGGGCTGACGTACTAG
- a CDS encoding MFS transporter, with protein sequence MIQPFIDVRPLRASPVFRRLLIGRTVSVLGGFMTIVTVMYQVWDMTRSTAWTGAVGLAQALPLVGFGLFAGAWVDRADRRRIFLTATVGQAACSALLAVQGFTGHVPVVAVLALVAAQSAFGALGAPAAGVFVPRLLPKEQVAAGLALNQITGQAMMLLGPALAGVLLGRLGIGACYLLDALSFGVAFYGAFGLPALPPRGEPSRAGVHGVLDGLRFLAGHRVVRGALITDLAATVLSFPVSLFPLVNAERFGDDPDTLGLFLSALAVGGVTATALSGAVTRLGRPGPVMLGAAAVWGAALVLFGLTTDPWAGLALLAVAGAGDAISVVCRSTIVQTRTPDALLGRVTAAEQIVGQAGPSLGNVRGGLVAGWSSGAVALISGGLMCLLAVGAVTATTPELRGRAPGAAEGAAPGAPDGVMG encoded by the coding sequence GTGATCCAGCCCTTCATCGACGTACGCCCCCTGCGCGCCTCACCCGTCTTCCGGCGGCTGCTGATCGGGCGGACCGTGTCCGTGCTGGGCGGGTTCATGACGATAGTGACGGTCATGTACCAGGTGTGGGACATGACCCGCAGCACGGCGTGGACCGGTGCGGTGGGGCTCGCGCAGGCGTTGCCGCTGGTGGGGTTCGGGCTGTTCGCGGGGGCCTGGGTGGACCGCGCGGACCGGCGGCGGATCTTCCTGACGGCCACCGTGGGCCAGGCGGCCTGTTCCGCGCTGCTGGCCGTGCAGGGGTTCACCGGCCACGTCCCGGTGGTGGCCGTGCTCGCGCTGGTCGCCGCGCAGTCGGCGTTCGGTGCGCTCGGCGCCCCGGCGGCCGGGGTCTTCGTGCCGCGTCTGCTGCCGAAGGAGCAGGTGGCCGCCGGGCTGGCGCTGAACCAGATCACCGGTCAGGCGATGATGCTGCTCGGCCCCGCGCTGGCCGGCGTGCTGCTGGGCCGGCTGGGCATCGGCGCCTGCTATCTGCTGGACGCCCTCAGCTTCGGCGTCGCCTTCTACGGCGCCTTCGGGCTGCCCGCGCTGCCCCCGCGGGGCGAGCCGTCGCGTGCGGGGGTGCACGGGGTGCTGGACGGGCTGCGGTTCCTGGCCGGGCACCGGGTGGTGCGGGGCGCGCTGATCACCGACCTGGCGGCGACCGTGCTGTCCTTCCCGGTCAGCCTGTTCCCGCTGGTCAACGCCGAGCGGTTCGGCGACGACCCGGACACGCTCGGGCTGTTCCTGTCGGCGCTGGCCGTGGGCGGCGTCACGGCCACCGCGCTGTCGGGCGCCGTGACACGGCTCGGCCGGCCGGGTCCGGTCATGCTGGGCGCGGCGGCCGTCTGGGGCGCCGCGCTGGTCCTGTTCGGGCTGACCACCGACCCCTGGGCGGGTCTCGCCCTGCTCGCCGTCGCGGGCGCCGGGGACGCCATCTCGGTGGTCTGCCGGTCCACGATCGTGCAGACCCGCACCCCGGACGCGCTGCTCGGCCGGGTCACCGCGGCCGAGCAGATCGTCGGCCAGGCGGGCCCCAGCCTCGGCAACGTGCGCGGCGGCCTGGTCGCCGGCTGGTCCTCCGGCGCGGTCGCGCTGATCAGCGGAGGGCTGATGTGCCTGCTGGCCGTGGGGGCGGTGACCGCGACGACACCCGAACTGCGGGGGCGGGCGCCGGGGGCGGCCGAAGGGGCCGCCCCCGGAGCGCCGGACGGGGTCATGGGGTGA
- a CDS encoding sugar phosphate isomerase/epimerase family protein, with the protein MKLAFSTLGVPGLPVPEVLALATAHGYHGVELRAHPEEPVHPGLSPAERAETAALFKETGVEVLGLAGYARVAAPGDDAPVLAEVRDLLQLAHDLGAPYVRVFPGADPGLPREESDAVAARRLGTAAEDAAALGVRILLETHDSHRTGADLIRVLGPVGHRQVGALWDVMHTWLGGEQPADTYAALAPHLGYVQVKDIASAQDTTPLPLGSGVLPLTECVDVLCRRGWDGWLCWEYEKRWYESAAPLEGLLGAGREHVLRLLGEAA; encoded by the coding sequence ATGAAGCTGGCGTTCTCCACTCTCGGTGTCCCCGGCCTGCCCGTCCCTGAGGTCCTGGCGCTCGCGACCGCGCACGGCTACCACGGCGTCGAACTGCGCGCCCACCCGGAGGAGCCGGTCCACCCCGGCCTCTCCCCCGCCGAACGCGCCGAGACCGCGGCCCTGTTCAAGGAGACCGGCGTCGAGGTGCTGGGGCTGGCCGGGTACGCACGCGTCGCCGCGCCGGGCGACGACGCCCCCGTACTGGCGGAGGTCCGGGACCTTCTGCAGCTCGCCCACGACCTGGGCGCGCCGTACGTCAGGGTCTTCCCCGGCGCCGACCCCGGCCTGCCCCGTGAGGAGTCCGACGCCGTCGCCGCCCGGCGGCTCGGCACCGCCGCGGAGGACGCCGCCGCGCTGGGCGTGCGGATCCTGCTGGAGACGCACGACTCGCATCGCACGGGAGCGGACCTGATCCGGGTGCTGGGCCCGGTCGGGCACCGGCAGGTGGGCGCGCTGTGGGACGTCATGCACACCTGGCTGGGCGGTGAACAGCCGGCCGACACCTACGCCGCACTCGCCCCGCACCTGGGGTACGTGCAGGTCAAGGACATCGCGTCAGCGCAGGACACGACCCCGCTGCCGCTGGGCTCCGGGGTGCTTCCGCTCACCGAGTGCGTGGACGTGCTGTGCCGGCGCGGCTGGGACGGGTGGCTGTGCTGGGAGTACGAGAAGCGGTGGTACGAGTCGGCGGCGCCGCTGGAGGGTCTGCTCGGGGCGGGACGGGAGCATGTGCTGCGCCTGCTGGGCGAGGCAGCGTAG
- a CDS encoding bifunctional helix-turn-helix transcriptional regulator/GNAT family N-acetyltransferase: protein MTVQDVRAFNRFYTGVIGALDYGRHLYAPYTLTETRVLYELAQAPHLDAAELRTGLDLDAGYLSRILNRFEDAGLIERGPSQSDPRRRRVRLTARGRETAALLDERARETVGALLDTVAPADRPRLAEAMRTIQDVLGAARTAGRTRSGEVVLRGPGPGDLGWIVQRNAALYAAEYGWNADYEALVARIVAGFAEDHDPRLERVWIAEQDRRPVGCVMCVRDGAPGTARLRLLLVEPEARGHGVGDRLVRAVIDFARGAGYRDLVLWTNDVLAGARRIYQRHGFTLVSEKPHHSFGKDLVGQDWRLPLQGADE, encoded by the coding sequence ATGACCGTCCAGGACGTCCGCGCCTTCAACCGCTTCTACACGGGCGTCATCGGCGCCCTCGACTACGGCCGCCACCTGTACGCGCCGTACACCCTCACCGAAACCCGTGTCCTGTACGAACTCGCCCAGGCGCCGCACCTGGACGCGGCCGAGCTGCGCACCGGGCTCGACCTGGACGCCGGGTATCTCAGCCGGATCCTGAACAGGTTCGAGGACGCCGGGCTGATCGAGCGCGGGCCCTCGCAGAGCGATCCGCGCCGGCGGCGGGTACGGCTCACCGCGCGCGGGCGGGAGACCGCCGCACTGCTCGACGAGCGGGCCCGGGAGACCGTCGGGGCCCTGCTCGACACGGTGGCCCCCGCCGACCGGCCGCGGCTGGCGGAGGCCATGCGGACCATCCAGGACGTCCTCGGCGCGGCGCGCACCGCCGGGCGGACCCGGTCCGGCGAGGTCGTGCTGCGCGGTCCGGGCCCCGGCGACCTCGGCTGGATCGTGCAGCGCAACGCCGCGCTGTACGCGGCCGAGTACGGCTGGAACGCCGATTACGAGGCGCTGGTGGCCCGGATCGTCGCCGGCTTCGCGGAGGACCACGACCCGCGTCTGGAGCGGGTGTGGATCGCCGAGCAGGACCGGCGGCCGGTGGGCTGTGTGATGTGCGTACGGGACGGCGCGCCCGGCACCGCGCGGCTGCGGCTGCTGCTCGTCGAACCGGAGGCACGCGGGCACGGCGTCGGCGACCGCCTGGTGCGGGCCGTGATCGACTTCGCGCGCGGGGCCGGATACCGGGACCTGGTGCTGTGGACCAACGACGTGCTCGCCGGCGCCCGCCGCATCTACCAGCGGCACGGCTTCACCCTCGTGTCCGAGAAACCCCACCACTCCTTCGGCAAGGACCTGGTGGGGCAGGACTGGCGGCTGCCACTGCAGGGGGCGGATGAGTGA
- a CDS encoding FAD-dependent monooxygenase gives MGGGPAGLYFSISAKLRDAGHEIVVIERDPPEATYGWGVVYWNDLLDILHRNDPESARAVSAHSVLWQDQEIRVHGSRHDGTAYFGGYGYSLGRAALLDILTRRARSLGVDVRHETLADPADLPDADLIVACDGAGSRIRQSRAEHFGTRIETGRNPYIWLGTDRQFDSFVFDFEETPAGWIWFHAYPSFQGISTCIVECSPQTWHGLGLDTLDSEDAVPLLEKIFHRALDGHSLISRSRGEPAKWQRFQHISNRTWVDGNVVLAGDAAHTTHFTLGSGTRLAMIDAMVLAHALAEFPDPQVALREYDQHRRAELHGTQAGARSSMAWFERLDDYLDRDPVSFAYAMSVRQGHQSPWRYQVHLATQIPAVRRARRAYDTGKRWYRDRRRGEAPLPLLGRSLPGRK, from the coding sequence GTGGGCGGAGGCCCGGCCGGGCTGTACTTCTCGATTTCCGCGAAGCTGCGGGACGCGGGCCACGAGATCGTCGTGATCGAACGCGACCCGCCCGAGGCGACGTACGGCTGGGGCGTCGTGTACTGGAACGACCTGCTCGACATCCTGCACCGCAACGACCCCGAGAGCGCGCGGGCGGTGAGCGCCCATTCCGTGCTCTGGCAGGACCAGGAGATCCGCGTGCACGGCAGCCGGCACGACGGCACCGCGTACTTCGGCGGCTACGGCTACAGCCTGGGCCGCGCCGCCCTGCTGGACATCCTGACCCGCCGCGCCCGGTCCCTCGGCGTCGACGTCCGGCACGAGACGCTCGCCGACCCCGCCGACCTGCCGGACGCCGACCTGATCGTGGCCTGCGACGGCGCGGGCAGCCGGATCCGGCAGAGCCGCGCCGAGCACTTCGGCACCAGGATCGAGACCGGCCGCAACCCCTACATCTGGCTCGGCACGGACCGGCAGTTCGACAGCTTCGTGTTCGACTTCGAGGAGACCCCGGCCGGCTGGATCTGGTTCCACGCCTATCCGTCGTTCCAAGGGATCAGCACCTGCATCGTGGAGTGCTCGCCCCAGACCTGGCACGGCCTCGGCCTCGACACGCTCGACTCCGAGGACGCCGTCCCGCTGCTGGAGAAGATCTTCCACCGGGCGCTCGACGGCCACTCCCTGATCAGCCGGTCACGCGGCGAGCCGGCGAAGTGGCAGCGGTTCCAGCACATCAGCAACCGCACCTGGGTCGACGGCAACGTCGTCCTGGCCGGGGACGCCGCGCACACCACGCACTTCACGCTCGGCTCCGGCACCCGGCTCGCGATGATCGACGCGATGGTGCTGGCCCACGCCCTCGCGGAGTTCCCCGACCCTCAGGTGGCCCTGCGGGAGTACGACCAGCACCGGCGCGCCGAACTCCACGGCACCCAGGCCGGAGCGCGCTCCAGCATGGCCTGGTTCGAGCGGCTGGACGACTACCTGGACCGCGACCCGGTGTCCTTCGCCTACGCCATGTCGGTACGCCAGGGCCATCAGAGCCCCTGGCGCTACCAGGTCCACCTCGCCACCCAGATCCCCGCCGTACGCCGGGCCCGCCGCGCCTACGACACCGGCAAACGCTGGTACCGCGACCGCAGGAGAGGCGAGGCACCGCTGCCCCTGCTGGGACGGTCACTGCCGGGCCGGAAATGA
- a CDS encoding LacI family DNA-binding transcriptional regulator — protein MTVTLADVAARAQVSPATVSRVLNGNYPVAASTRERVLRAVDELDYVLNGPASALAAATSDLVGILVNDIADPFFGIMASAIQAEIGGVGGGRAGGERLAVVCNTGGSPERELTYLTLLQRQRAAAVVLTGGAVEDAPHAAAVAAKLRKLTDAGTRVVLCGRPPAADTGAVTLTFDNRGGARLLTEHLLGLGHRRLGYIAGPEERTTTRHRLEGHREALAAAGVEEDPRWTVHGRYDRQSGHEATLELLRRDPSLTAVVAANDSVALGACAALRESGRRIPEDVSVAGFDDLPFSVDAVPSLTTVRLPLAEAGARAGRIAMGREEPPGAVAVIRGELMVRGSSGVPRD, from the coding sequence ATGACGGTGACCCTGGCGGATGTGGCGGCCCGCGCCCAGGTCTCACCCGCGACGGTGTCGCGCGTGCTGAACGGCAACTACCCGGTGGCCGCCTCCACGCGCGAGCGGGTGCTGCGGGCGGTGGACGAGCTGGACTACGTCCTCAACGGCCCGGCGAGCGCGCTCGCGGCGGCCACCTCCGACCTGGTCGGCATTCTCGTCAACGACATCGCCGACCCGTTCTTCGGGATCATGGCGAGCGCGATCCAGGCCGAGATCGGCGGCGTCGGCGGCGGCCGGGCGGGCGGCGAGCGGCTGGCGGTGGTCTGCAACACCGGCGGGTCCCCCGAGCGGGAACTGACGTACCTGACCCTGCTGCAGCGGCAGCGGGCGGCGGCCGTGGTGCTGACCGGCGGGGCCGTGGAGGACGCGCCGCACGCGGCGGCGGTCGCGGCGAAGCTGCGCAAGCTGACGGACGCCGGGACGCGGGTGGTGCTGTGCGGGCGGCCGCCGGCGGCCGACACCGGGGCGGTCACGCTGACCTTCGACAACCGGGGCGGGGCGCGCCTGCTCACCGAGCATCTGCTCGGCCTCGGCCACCGCCGGCTCGGCTACATCGCGGGCCCGGAGGAGCGCACGACCACCCGGCACCGGCTGGAGGGGCACCGGGAGGCGCTGGCGGCGGCGGGGGTCGAGGAGGATCCGCGCTGGACGGTGCACGGGCGGTACGACCGCCAGTCCGGGCACGAGGCGACGCTGGAGCTTCTGCGCCGGGACCCCTCCCTGACGGCCGTCGTCGCCGCGAACGACTCCGTCGCGCTCGGGGCGTGTGCGGCGCTGCGGGAGTCGGGGCGGCGGATTCCCGAGGACGTGTCGGTCGCCGGGTTCGACGATCTGCCGTTCAGCGTGGACGCGGTGCCGTCGCTGACGACCGTGCGGCTGCCGCTGGCGGAGGCGGGAGCGCGGGCGGGGCGGATCGCGATGGGGCGGGAGGAGCCGCCGGGCGCTGTCGCCGTGATCCGGGGGGAGCTGATGGTCCGGGGGTCTTCGGGGGTGCCGCGGGACTGA
- a CDS encoding Gfo/Idh/MocA family protein codes for MTRKTVRIAMNGVTGRMGYRQHLVRSILALREQGGLDLGDGTVLWPEPVLVGRREHALRQIAERHGLEHVSTDLDAVLADDSVGIYFDSQVTSAREESIRKAIAAGKHVYTEKPTATGLAGALELARLAHARGVRHGVVQDKIFLPGLLKLKRLVDGGFFGRILSVRGEFGYWVFEGDWQEAQRPSWNYRAEDGGGIVVDMFPHWEYVLHELFGRVTSVQALATTHIPQRWDEQGKPYDATADDAAYGIFELEGGAIAQINSSWAVRVHRDELVEFQVDGTEGSAVAGLRNCRVQHRSATPRPVWNPDVPATEAFRDQWQEVPDNGEFGNGFKAQWELFLKHVHTDAPYHWDLLAGARGVQLAELGLKSSAEGRRIDVPEIAL; via the coding sequence GTGACACGCAAGACGGTGCGTATCGCCATGAACGGCGTCACCGGGCGCATGGGCTACCGCCAGCACCTCGTCCGGTCGATCCTCGCCCTGCGCGAGCAGGGAGGCCTCGACCTCGGCGACGGCACCGTGCTGTGGCCGGAACCGGTCCTGGTCGGCCGCCGCGAGCACGCGCTCAGGCAGATCGCCGAACGGCACGGCCTGGAACACGTCTCGACCGACCTCGACGCGGTCCTCGCGGACGACAGTGTCGGCATCTACTTCGACTCCCAGGTCACCTCCGCCCGCGAGGAGTCGATCAGGAAGGCGATCGCCGCCGGAAAGCACGTCTACACCGAGAAGCCGACCGCGACCGGCCTGGCCGGCGCCCTTGAACTCGCCCGCCTCGCCCACGCCAGGGGCGTCAGGCACGGCGTGGTCCAGGACAAGATCTTCCTGCCGGGCCTGCTGAAGCTGAAGCGGCTCGTCGACGGCGGCTTCTTCGGCCGGATCCTGTCCGTGCGGGGCGAGTTCGGCTACTGGGTGTTCGAGGGGGACTGGCAGGAGGCCCAGCGCCCCTCCTGGAACTACCGCGCCGAGGACGGCGGCGGCATCGTCGTCGACATGTTCCCGCACTGGGAATACGTCCTGCACGAGCTGTTCGGCCGCGTCACGTCCGTCCAGGCCCTCGCCACCACCCACATCCCGCAGCGCTGGGACGAACAGGGCAAGCCCTACGACGCCACCGCCGACGACGCCGCGTACGGCATCTTCGAACTGGAGGGCGGCGCCATCGCCCAGATCAACTCCTCCTGGGCGGTGCGCGTGCACCGCGACGAACTGGTCGAGTTCCAGGTCGACGGCACCGAGGGCTCGGCGGTGGCCGGCCTGCGCAACTGCCGCGTCCAGCACCGCTCGGCGACCCCCAGACCGGTCTGGAACCCGGACGTCCCCGCCACCGAGGCCTTCCGCGACCAGTGGCAGGAGGTCCCGGACAACGGGGAGTTCGGCAACGGCTTCAAGGCCCAGTGGGAGCTGTTCCTCAAGCACGTCCACACGGACGCCCCGTACCACTGGGACCTGCTGGCCGGCGCCCGTGGCGTCCAGCTCGCCGAGCTGGGCCTGAAGTCCTCCGCCGAGGGCCGCCGCATCGACGTGCCGGAGATCGCGCTGTGA
- a CDS encoding dihydrodipicolinate synthase family protein, protein MTVRLPAADGSLRAYEPRTDPLAVSPGAPFTSRTVFSAAHVVADPYADTTPDSPAAVDWDATLAFRRHLWSHGLGVAEAMDTAQRGMGLDWAGAAELIRRSAAEAKAVGGRIACGVGTDQITSGSLAEIRAAYEEQLAIVEEAGAQPILMASRALAAAARGPEDYLDVYGHLLRQSAEPVILHWLGPMFDPALEGYWGSSGLDAATETFLEVVAAHPDKVDGIKVSLLDAGREVALRRRLPRGVRCYTGDDFHYPELIAGDEQGFSHALLGVFDPLGPLAAEAVRVLDTGDTAGFRRLLDPTVGLSRHLFQPPTRFYKTGVVLLAWLAGHQSHFTMVGGLQSARSLPHLARAYELADALGLFPDPKLAEERMKTLLALYGVAQ, encoded by the coding sequence GTGACCGTCCGACTCCCCGCGGCCGACGGCTCGTTGCGCGCCTACGAGCCCCGCACCGACCCCCTGGCCGTGTCCCCCGGCGCCCCCTTCACCTCCCGCACGGTCTTCTCCGCGGCCCACGTCGTCGCCGACCCGTACGCCGACACGACCCCGGACTCGCCCGCCGCCGTCGACTGGGACGCCACCCTCGCCTTCCGCCGCCACCTGTGGTCCCACGGGCTCGGTGTCGCCGAGGCGATGGACACCGCCCAGCGCGGCATGGGCCTGGACTGGGCGGGCGCCGCCGAGCTGATCCGCCGCAGCGCGGCGGAGGCGAAGGCGGTGGGCGGCAGGATCGCCTGCGGGGTCGGCACCGACCAGATCACCAGCGGCAGCCTGGCGGAGATCCGCGCCGCCTACGAGGAACAGCTCGCGATCGTGGAGGAGGCGGGCGCCCAGCCGATCCTGATGGCGTCGCGCGCCCTGGCCGCCGCCGCCCGGGGCCCCGAGGACTACCTGGACGTCTACGGCCATCTGCTGCGCCAGTCCGCCGAACCGGTGATCCTGCACTGGCTGGGCCCCATGTTCGACCCGGCGCTGGAGGGCTACTGGGGCTCGTCCGGCCTGGACGCGGCCACGGAGACGTTCCTCGAGGTCGTCGCCGCGCACCCGGACAAGGTCGACGGCATCAAGGTGTCCCTGCTGGACGCCGGACGCGAGGTCGCCCTGCGCCGCCGGCTGCCCCGGGGCGTGCGCTGCTACACCGGCGACGACTTCCACTACCCCGAGCTCATCGCCGGCGACGAACAGGGCTTCAGCCACGCCCTGCTGGGCGTCTTCGACCCGCTGGGCCCGCTGGCCGCCGAGGCCGTACGGGTCCTGGACACCGGCGACACGGCCGGCTTCCGGCGCCTGCTGGACCCCACGGTCGGGCTGTCCCGCCATCTCTTCCAGCCACCGACCCGCTTCTACAAGACCGGCGTGGTCCTCCTCGCCTGGCTCGCCGGCCACCAGTCGCACTTCACGATGGTCGGCGGACTGCAGTCGGCCCGCTCCCTGCCGCACCTGGCCCGCGCCTACGAACTCGCCGACGCCCTCGGCCTGTTCCCGGACCCGAAGCTGGCGGAGGAACGGATGAAGACCCTGCTCGCCCTGTACGGAGTCGCCCAGTGA
- a CDS encoding sugar phosphate isomerase/epimerase family protein — protein MTGLERFSINQMTVKQLSLPELADACAELGIGRVGLWREPVQSYGVEATAGLVREAGLTVTTLCRGGFLTAIDPRERAAALADNRRAIEEAATLGTDTLVLVSGGLPPGSKDLGAARERIADALAELAPCAEQHAIRLAIEPLHPMYAADRCVVSTLAQALDLAERFPAHQVGVTVDTYHIWWDDQAPAQIARAGAAGRIHAFQLADWTTPLPEGVLNGRGQLGDGAIDMRAWRDLVDAAGYTGPIEVELFNEALWARDGREVLAETAERFHRVLSS, from the coding sequence GTGACCGGTCTCGAACGCTTCTCGATCAACCAGATGACGGTGAAACAGCTGTCGTTGCCCGAACTCGCCGACGCGTGCGCGGAACTGGGCATCGGCCGGGTGGGCCTGTGGCGTGAGCCGGTGCAGTCGTACGGCGTCGAGGCGACGGCCGGACTCGTCCGCGAGGCGGGCCTGACGGTGACGACCCTGTGCCGGGGCGGCTTCCTCACGGCGATCGACCCGCGGGAGCGGGCGGCCGCCCTGGCCGACAACCGCCGCGCCATCGAGGAGGCGGCCACCCTCGGCACCGACACCCTGGTCCTGGTCTCCGGCGGCCTCCCGCCCGGCAGCAAGGACCTCGGGGCGGCCCGGGAACGCATCGCCGACGCCCTGGCCGAACTCGCGCCCTGTGCCGAGCAGCATGCGATCCGCCTGGCCATCGAGCCCCTGCACCCCATGTACGCCGCCGACCGCTGCGTGGTCTCCACGCTGGCCCAGGCCCTGGACCTGGCCGAGCGCTTCCCCGCGCACCAGGTCGGGGTCACCGTGGACACCTACCACATCTGGTGGGACGACCAGGCGCCGGCGCAGATCGCCCGCGCGGGCGCGGCCGGCCGCATCCACGCCTTCCAGCTCGCCGACTGGACCACGCCGCTGCCCGAGGGCGTCCTCAACGGCCGCGGCCAGCTCGGCGACGGCGCGATCGACATGCGCGCGTGGCGGGACCTCGTGGACGCGGCCGGCTACACGGGCCCGATCGAGGTCGAACTCTTCAACGAGGCGCTGTGGGCCCGGGACGGCAGGGAGGTGCTGGCGGAGACGGCGGAGCGTTTCCACAGGGTCTTGTCTTCTTGA
- a CDS encoding DUF397 domain-containing protein — MSSSEHTANDSSARTGWYKSSYSGGDQGECLEVACGHAVVPVRDSKDTAKPALIFSAAGWTSFVSAVKDGRIGDA; from the coding sequence ATGTCCAGCAGTGAGCACACCGCCAACGACTCGTCAGCACGCACCGGTTGGTACAAGTCCAGCTACAGCGGTGGCGACCAGGGCGAGTGTCTCGAAGTCGCCTGCGGCCACGCCGTCGTCCCCGTCCGCGACAGCAAGGACACCGCCAAACCCGCCCTGATCTTCTCGGCCGCCGGCTGGACGTCGTTCGTGAGCGCCGTCAAGGACGGGCGGATCGGCGACGCCTGA